A part of Blastopirellula retiformator genomic DNA contains:
- a CDS encoding YbcC family protein has product MEMTLNASLGGTRSSESISQQVANSRAPHLSSLLADVEKMTPPLWSLADYVAVNPFLGLSEEKFLTARRMMAEVRDCELLPSMDTFRKQFRENGFERTDLEQALKQAAHEYPEWYQQIDLAEIEVILNGNASPTEAPERTAWTIAELIDQSEGSDWNSHIINDISRNVASYFDQGQASWTNPWKSESLFTAWRNSATISRRMEMLGVADFRQFVKGLPAKPSEAILQLLTRLGAAPARWRCVLLSEIFSVAGWASFIKNQGGSRRHESHGEGDLIGLLAIRLAYDAALVERQLPAAASASYHSERWKHLLERSDLSPNAPSAPVLARYVCQTAVEIAFRRRLCGQLSDGEKSQSVATRKAAQFVFCIDVRSEVMRRNLEKAAENVESFGFAGFFGIPMQYVSLGGGKGSAQCPVLLQPTFSVHEIESGASEAEQAADGRRRLAAKNQRAIWKSFQSSAASCFSFVETVGAFFVAKLLKDSLNSLRFFASSKFATDGRLTRTQSGDGTSIEFDSEFSIEKRCSIAENVLRNLGLTDNFARIVAFCGHGAEVTNNPYHAGLDCGACGGHSGAPNARVATRLLNDDVVRQYLRLRGIVIPEDTWFVPALHKTTTDEIQILDVDLLPDTHREELTQLQESMRTASQLCREERSGRMDASSPQDLIRRSQDWAETRPEWGLAGNAAFVIAPRWRTAGIDLGGRIFMHSYDPERDVEGKVLELILTAPTVVASWINLQYYASTVDNQAFGSGNKLLHNVVGKFGVFEGNGGDLKTGLPWQSVHDGSKLQHQPQRLLVLVDAPRERVETILQNHTGVRDLVSNGWVSLVVMENDGYYRWTESHAWQICPPTEC; this is encoded by the coding sequence ATGGAAATGACCTTGAATGCGTCGTTAGGCGGAACGCGATCGAGCGAATCGATTTCGCAGCAAGTTGCGAATTCTCGCGCTCCCCATCTCAGCAGCCTATTGGCGGACGTCGAGAAAATGACGCCGCCGCTCTGGTCGCTGGCGGATTACGTGGCGGTCAATCCGTTTCTCGGACTCAGCGAAGAAAAGTTTCTGACCGCGCGGCGAATGATGGCGGAAGTGCGAGATTGCGAACTCCTACCTTCCATGGATACTTTTCGGAAACAGTTTCGAGAGAATGGATTCGAGCGGACTGATCTCGAACAGGCGCTAAAGCAAGCCGCACACGAATACCCAGAGTGGTATCAGCAGATCGATCTCGCCGAGATTGAAGTCATTCTGAACGGCAATGCCTCGCCAACGGAGGCCCCTGAACGAACCGCTTGGACAATTGCGGAACTTATTGATCAAAGTGAGGGGTCTGACTGGAACAGCCATATCATTAACGACATTTCTCGTAACGTCGCCAGCTACTTCGACCAAGGACAGGCGTCATGGACGAATCCCTGGAAAAGTGAGTCGCTGTTCACTGCCTGGCGAAACTCCGCCACGATAAGTCGACGCATGGAAATGTTAGGCGTCGCAGATTTTCGTCAGTTCGTCAAAGGGTTGCCCGCGAAGCCGAGCGAGGCGATTCTGCAACTTCTGACTCGACTGGGGGCGGCCCCTGCCCGATGGCGATGCGTGTTGTTGAGTGAGATCTTCTCTGTCGCAGGCTGGGCCTCGTTCATCAAAAACCAAGGGGGAAGTCGTCGACACGAGTCTCACGGCGAAGGCGATTTGATTGGGTTGTTGGCGATTCGCCTCGCTTATGACGCGGCCTTAGTTGAGCGTCAATTGCCAGCTGCGGCTTCAGCTTCGTACCACAGCGAGCGATGGAAGCATTTGTTGGAGCGTTCGGATTTGAGCCCCAACGCGCCCAGCGCTCCGGTCCTCGCCAGATACGTTTGCCAAACTGCCGTCGAGATAGCTTTCCGACGAAGACTTTGCGGGCAGCTGTCCGACGGGGAAAAGTCTCAAAGCGTTGCGACTCGCAAAGCGGCGCAGTTTGTCTTCTGCATCGACGTCCGTTCGGAAGTAATGCGACGCAATCTTGAGAAGGCTGCGGAAAACGTGGAATCGTTCGGCTTCGCAGGCTTCTTCGGGATTCCGATGCAGTACGTTTCGCTGGGTGGAGGAAAGGGCTCTGCTCAGTGCCCCGTGCTCCTTCAGCCCACATTCTCCGTCCACGAGATCGAATCGGGGGCGTCGGAAGCCGAACAGGCGGCGGACGGTCGACGACGGCTGGCGGCTAAGAATCAACGTGCGATTTGGAAGTCTTTTCAGTCTTCCGCCGCGTCCTGCTTCAGCTTTGTCGAAACGGTAGGAGCGTTCTTCGTAGCGAAGTTGCTGAAGGACTCGCTGAATTCGTTGCGGTTCTTCGCTTCCAGCAAATTCGCGACCGATGGACGGCTTACGCGTACTCAAAGTGGAGACGGCACATCGATCGAATTCGACTCGGAATTCTCGATCGAGAAGCGGTGCAGCATTGCGGAGAACGTTCTGCGAAACCTGGGGCTCACCGACAACTTCGCGCGGATCGTGGCATTTTGCGGTCATGGGGCCGAAGTCACGAATAATCCTTATCACGCTGGACTCGATTGTGGAGCGTGCGGCGGGCATTCCGGAGCGCCCAATGCTCGCGTCGCCACGAGGCTGTTGAATGACGACGTGGTTCGTCAGTACCTGCGCCTCCGTGGAATCGTCATCCCCGAGGATACCTGGTTTGTTCCGGCGTTGCACAAGACCACCACGGACGAGATTCAAATCCTCGACGTCGATCTGCTGCCGGATACTCATCGAGAGGAGTTGACGCAATTGCAGGAATCGATGCGAACCGCCAGCCAACTATGCCGCGAAGAACGGAGCGGTCGGATGGACGCATCTTCGCCGCAGGACCTAATCCGCCGCAGCCAAGACTGGGCGGAAACGAGACCTGAGTGGGGCCTGGCGGGCAACGCTGCATTTGTCATCGCGCCCCGCTGGCGAACCGCAGGTATTGATTTGGGCGGCCGAATCTTTATGCACAGCTATGACCCGGAGCGGGATGTCGAGGGAAAAGTCTTGGAGCTAATCCTGACCGCGCCAACGGTCGTCGCTAGCTGGATCAATCTTCAGTATTACGCCTCCACGGTCGACAACCAGGCGTTTGGAAGCGGCAATAAATTGCTTCACAACGTCGTCGGCAAGTTCGGCGTCTTCGAGGGGAACGGAGGCGATTTGAAGACCGGACTTCCCTGGCAGTCGGTACACGACGGATCCAAGCTTCAACATCAACCGCAAAGACTGCTCGTCCTCGTCGATGCGCCGCGAGAGCGGGTGGAAACGATTCTGCAGAACCATACGGGAGTACGGGATTTGGTCAGCAATGGCTGGGTGTCGCTCGTCGTGATGGAAAACGATGGCTACTACCGCTGGACGGAATCGCACGCTTGGCAGATCTGTCCGCCGACCGAGTGTTAA
- the cysD gene encoding sulfate adenylyltransferase subunit CysD: MTNTLREVTEHDATESVLPKTHLRQLEAESIYIMREMAEEFENPVLLYSIGKDSSVLLHLARKAFFPEKPPFPLLHIDSTWEFREMIEFRENYVRSELGLDVLVEINQEGVRDQVNPFDHDGRIYTEVMRTKPLKQALTRYRFDAALGGGRREEERSRAKERVFSFRDRNHRWDPKNQRPELWNLYNTWIHRGESMRVFPLSDWTELDIWQYIQLEQIRLAPLYFAKSRPVVERDGSLIMVDDERMRLAPGEEPTYRNVRFRTLGCYPVTGATLSNAASVAEIVDELRLTRDSERNGRAVDREEEAAMERKKRDGYF; the protein is encoded by the coding sequence ATGACCAATACCTTGCGAGAAGTGACGGAACACGACGCCACAGAGAGCGTCTTGCCGAAAACCCACCTCCGGCAACTGGAGGCGGAGAGCATTTACATCATGCGGGAAATGGCGGAAGAGTTTGAAAACCCTGTTCTGCTCTACTCCATCGGCAAAGACTCGAGCGTCCTGCTCCATCTGGCCAGGAAGGCTTTCTTTCCCGAGAAGCCGCCGTTTCCGCTCCTGCACATCGACTCCACCTGGGAATTTCGGGAAATGATCGAGTTTCGCGAAAACTATGTGCGGAGTGAACTTGGTTTGGACGTATTGGTGGAGATCAATCAGGAAGGAGTTCGAGATCAGGTCAATCCCTTCGACCACGACGGTCGCATCTACACCGAAGTGATGCGAACGAAGCCTCTCAAGCAAGCCCTGACTCGGTATCGCTTTGATGCGGCGCTGGGAGGAGGGCGGCGCGAGGAGGAGCGTTCGCGGGCAAAGGAGCGGGTCTTCTCGTTTCGCGACCGCAATCATCGTTGGGACCCCAAGAATCAGCGTCCTGAGCTATGGAACCTTTACAACACTTGGATTCATCGTGGCGAAAGCATGCGAGTCTTTCCATTGTCCGACTGGACGGAACTCGATATCTGGCAATATATCCAGCTGGAGCAGATCCGCCTGGCGCCCCTCTATTTTGCGAAATCACGTCCTGTCGTCGAACGTGATGGAAGTCTCATCATGGTCGATGATGAGCGAATGCGATTGGCTCCGGGGGAAGAGCCGACGTATCGAAACGTCCGTTTTCGCACGTTGGGGTGTTACCCCGTAACGGGAGCGACCCTCTCAAACGCCGCTTCGGTCGCTGAGATTGTCGACGAGCTGCGGTTAACGCGAGATTCCGAACGAAACGGTCGAGCGGTCGATCGCGAAGAAGAGGCGGCGATGGAACGAAAGAAACGCGACGGTTATTTCTAG
- the cysC gene encoding adenylyl-sulfate kinase — protein MTSTRTLLRFITCGSVDDGKSTLIGRLLLDCGAVFDDQIESLRSESKRFGSTSEDIDPALLVDGLEDERAQGITIDIAYRYFQTSQRKFIIADCPGHEQYTRNMATAASKAEAAVLVVDARKGLLTQTRRHAAIASLMGVRKLILAINKMDLVGCDQKVFDGIREQFEAAISKLTGASIIAIPVSGLRGDNVVKSSQNMPWYDGVTLLQALEECPANSERNDAPLRFAVQRVTRPDSEFRGYSGSVFSGTLRVGDAVQVVPGGQMSRVRSIVTFLGQQTAAVEGEAVTLTLEDEIDISRGDWLVHPTSPPQVSHYFDAHLIWMSQEALAPGKSYWLKQSTLRTSAEVEDVFSRLDFNTSESIPVNTLQLNDIGRCRIHAHRPIPYDPYCENRKTGSFILVDRVSHETVAGGLILPSEGDSFASGADKRRRNGQGLTLTASRVSQVSRRRRSGHDVATVLLSGLSGSGKTTIAYELEQRLFSKGMGVAVLDGENLRFGICRDLGFSAEERSENLRRAAEIARILNDAGVVCLAAFVAPEERTRSQAKELIGPQRFLHVHLKSTVETCRQRDSSGRYAAAERGVIRNFPGVTSPYLEPTDADLIVPTDVWTWEQCVDEIERWILARIDVT, from the coding sequence TTGACGTCAACGCGTACGCTGCTTCGCTTTATCACTTGCGGCAGCGTCGATGACGGCAAGAGTACGCTTATCGGACGGCTGCTGCTGGATTGCGGCGCCGTCTTCGATGATCAAATTGAATCGCTTAGGAGCGAATCCAAACGTTTCGGATCGACGAGCGAGGATATCGATCCAGCGTTGCTGGTTGACGGTCTCGAGGATGAGCGGGCTCAAGGAATTACGATCGACATCGCCTATCGCTACTTTCAAACGTCCCAGCGAAAATTCATCATCGCCGATTGCCCAGGGCATGAACAATACACCCGTAACATGGCGACGGCGGCGTCCAAAGCGGAGGCGGCGGTATTGGTTGTCGACGCGCGAAAAGGGTTACTGACCCAGACGCGTCGACATGCCGCCATCGCCTCGCTGATGGGCGTCCGAAAACTGATTCTGGCGATCAACAAGATGGACTTGGTTGGATGCGACCAGAAAGTCTTTGACGGCATTCGAGAGCAATTCGAGGCGGCCATCAGTAAGCTGACTGGCGCCTCGATCATCGCCATTCCGGTTTCCGGACTGCGCGGCGATAACGTCGTTAAATCGAGTCAAAACATGCCGTGGTACGACGGCGTCACCCTCTTACAGGCCCTGGAAGAGTGCCCGGCGAATTCCGAGCGGAACGACGCCCCTTTGCGGTTTGCCGTGCAACGCGTCACGCGGCCAGATTCGGAGTTCCGAGGTTACAGCGGATCCGTTTTTTCGGGAACGCTACGAGTTGGCGACGCAGTTCAAGTCGTTCCAGGGGGGCAGATGAGTCGCGTTCGTTCGATTGTCACGTTTCTCGGTCAGCAGACCGCTGCTGTAGAGGGCGAAGCGGTCACCTTGACGCTGGAGGACGAGATCGATATTTCGCGAGGGGATTGGCTCGTTCATCCCACCTCGCCTCCCCAAGTGAGTCATTATTTTGATGCGCACTTGATTTGGATGTCGCAAGAGGCGCTGGCGCCGGGCAAATCGTATTGGTTGAAACAATCAACCCTTCGCACCAGCGCTGAAGTGGAAGACGTCTTCTCCCGTCTCGACTTCAATACGAGCGAAAGCATCCCAGTCAATACGCTCCAGCTTAATGACATTGGGCGCTGTAGAATCCACGCCCATCGTCCGATCCCCTATGACCCTTACTGCGAAAATCGAAAGACTGGCTCGTTTATTCTGGTCGATCGCGTCTCGCACGAAACCGTGGCGGGAGGGTTAATCCTACCTAGCGAAGGAGACTCCTTCGCAAGCGGCGCAGACAAGCGTCGCAGAAATGGCCAGGGCTTAACCTTGACCGCCAGCCGCGTATCGCAAGTGTCACGCCGACGACGCTCGGGGCATGACGTGGCGACCGTGCTGCTCAGCGGTCTCAGCGGTTCGGGAAAGACGACGATTGCGTACGAACTGGAACAGCGCTTGTTTTCCAAAGGGATGGGGGTCGCGGTGCTCGATGGCGAGAACTTGCGATTCGGGATCTGCCGCGACTTGGGGTTCTCAGCGGAAGAACGCTCCGAGAATCTGCGGCGCGCCGCAGAAATCGCGAGAATTCTAAATGACGCTGGCGTGGTCTGTTTGGCCGCATTCGTGGCGCCAGAAGAGCGTACGCGATCCCAAGCCAAGGAACTGATCGGTCCGCAGAGATTCTTGCATGTTCATTTAAAGTCCACCGTCGAAACTTGTCGTCAGCGCGACTCTTCGGGACGCTACGCCGCTGCGGAACGTGGAGTAATCCGTAACTTTCCCGGCGTAACAAGCCCGTATCTGGAGCCTACGGACGCCGATTTGATTGTCCCAACGGACGTTTGGACGTGGGAACAGTGCGTTGACGAGATTGAACGTTGGATCTTAGCGCGAATCGACGTTACCTAA
- the purE gene encoding 5-(carboxyamino)imidazole ribonucleotide mutase, with translation MNDVLKPRVGVVMGSRSDWETMRRAVEVLEHFRIPHECRVVSAHRTPQWMFEYGESAERRGLRVIIAGAGGAAHLPGMLSSLTMLPVLAVPVQSRALSGLDSLLSIVQMPGGVPVATFAIGEAGAKNAGLMAVRILSNNHPELRSRLRDFVKAEELKVMETSVL, from the coding sequence ATGAATGACGTTTTGAAGCCGCGAGTAGGTGTTGTCATGGGAAGTCGGTCCGACTGGGAAACGATGCGACGTGCGGTAGAAGTTCTCGAGCATTTTCGGATTCCGCACGAATGTCGCGTCGTTTCCGCGCACCGAACTCCGCAGTGGATGTTTGAGTATGGGGAGTCCGCGGAAAGGCGCGGCTTGAGAGTTATCATCGCCGGCGCTGGAGGGGCTGCTCACTTACCCGGGATGTTGTCGTCATTAACAATGTTGCCCGTACTTGCGGTACCGGTCCAATCGAGGGCTTTGTCAGGCTTGGATTCATTGCTATCGATCGTACAAATGCCCGGCGGCGTTCCCGTAGCGACATTCGCAATTGGTGAAGCGGGGGCAAAAAACGCCGGGCTGATGGCCGTGCGGATTCTATCGAACAATCATCCGGAACTCCGCTCACGTCTGAGAGACTTCGTGAAAGCGGAAGAACTCAAAGTAATGGAGACTTCAGTATTATGA
- a CDS encoding 5-(carboxyamino)imidazole ribonucleotide synthase, which produces MTPIISPGATIGVLGSGQLGRMFTLAARRLGYHVHVFSPSKNTPAGQLADLEIQAPYDDFEAIESFARHVDVVTIEFENVNVEAIEVIQRFVPVRPGCRVLRTTQRRDNEKAFLAGIGVPVAPYASIRNLAELQSTSPELFPGILKTAGWGYDGKGQVRLSSIADAQLGWRSLGVQAAVLEKLIDFALEFSVIVARGANGEMAHYDPILNRHENHILSVSVSPSGLTLKIVKEAVEIAHSIAEQLDVVGVLCVEFFLTKDARVIVNELAPRPHNSGHLTIEAHATCQFEQQVRAVCGLPLGSTAQLRPAAMANLLGDLWMDGEPRWEVMHLMKNVKVHLYGKSEWREGRKMGHLTAQAESATAAEELVSIARQSLVSRRNESCPSPGLVDAEGSIILRGQA; this is translated from the coding sequence ATGACGCCGATCATTTCCCCCGGCGCAACAATCGGGGTCTTAGGAAGCGGTCAGTTAGGTCGAATGTTTACGCTGGCCGCTCGCCGCCTTGGCTATCATGTACACGTGTTTTCGCCCAGCAAGAATACCCCGGCAGGCCAATTGGCGGACTTGGAAATTCAAGCCCCGTATGATGACTTTGAAGCGATTGAAAGCTTTGCCCGGCATGTCGACGTCGTTACCATCGAGTTTGAAAACGTCAACGTTGAAGCAATTGAAGTCATTCAACGTTTCGTTCCAGTGCGCCCCGGCTGTCGAGTCTTGAGAACGACGCAACGACGAGACAATGAAAAAGCGTTTTTAGCCGGAATCGGCGTTCCCGTCGCCCCCTACGCGTCGATTCGCAATCTCGCGGAATTGCAATCGACTTCCCCGGAACTTTTTCCTGGGATCCTCAAGACCGCTGGCTGGGGATATGACGGCAAAGGACAAGTACGATTATCATCAATCGCGGACGCGCAGTTAGGCTGGCGGTCGCTCGGCGTTCAAGCTGCGGTATTGGAGAAACTGATCGACTTCGCGTTGGAGTTCTCAGTAATTGTCGCTCGCGGAGCCAATGGCGAGATGGCTCACTACGATCCGATCCTGAATCGCCATGAAAACCACATTCTCAGCGTATCAGTTTCTCCTAGCGGATTGACTCTGAAGATCGTGAAAGAAGCGGTCGAAATTGCTCACTCGATCGCAGAACAATTGGATGTCGTCGGAGTGCTTTGCGTCGAGTTCTTTCTCACCAAAGACGCGAGGGTGATCGTCAATGAACTGGCGCCGCGTCCACACAATTCTGGCCACTTGACGATTGAGGCGCATGCGACCTGTCAATTTGAACAACAAGTCCGAGCCGTTTGCGGATTGCCTCTAGGGAGCACGGCGCAACTCCGGCCGGCGGCGATGGCTAATCTGCTGGGAGATTTGTGGATGGATGGAGAACCGCGATGGGAAGTTATGCATTTGATGAAGAACGTAAAGGTTCATCTGTACGGTAAATCCGAGTGGCGCGAGGGAAGAAAAATGGGGCACCTTACGGCTCAAGCTGAGAGCGCGACCGCTGCAGAGGAATTAGTCAGCATAGCGCGCCAATCTTTGGTGAGCAGGCGAAATGAAAGTTGCCCCAGCCCAGGACTGGTGGACGCTGAAGGTTCGATAATTTTACGCGGTCAGGCCTGA
- a CDS encoding IS3 family transposase, translating into MFVKGSVRSEGTEKDSEFVTYCNRSLSVIWAVENFSRRGFCTGRWELSTSLATSLVSAALRQAIELRRPDTQRLLHHSDRGCQYTSDEYQQTLRTLGITCSMSRTGCCYDNAVMERFFWSLKHEWTKVEEFADIEEARLSVFRYIETFHNNERIHQTLGYLTPNEFEARRNSGLTA; encoded by the coding sequence CTGTTCGTAAAGGGTTCGGTTCGCTCCGAAGGGACCGAAAAGGACTCGGAATTCGTAACCTATTGCAACCGTTCGCTTTCCGTCATTTGGGCAGTAGAGAACTTTTCACGAAGAGGGTTTTGCACGGGGAGGTGGGAACTGTCGACCAGCCTGGCGACATCGCTGGTTAGCGCCGCGCTGCGTCAAGCGATTGAGTTGCGGAGGCCCGATACGCAGCGGCTGTTGCATCACAGCGACCGCGGCTGTCAGTACACGAGCGACGAGTATCAGCAGACGTTGCGAACATTGGGAATCACCTGCTCGATGAGCCGCACCGGTTGCTGTTACGACAACGCCGTGATGGAGCGATTTTTCTGGTCGCTGAAACACGAATGGACGAAGGTTGAAGAGTTCGCAGATATCGAGGAAGCGCGGCTCAGCGTCTTCCGCTACATTGAAACGTTCCACAACAACGAGCGAATTCACCAAACGCTCGGCTACCTAACGCCGAACGAGTTCGAGGCTCGGCGCAATTCAGGCCTGACCGCGTAA
- a CDS encoding integrase core domain-containing protein: MKNIYHQLLLLIAGSTQKELAAQIRYLKVENEVLRSKLPRRISVTAQEKNRLVKFGAKLGQAVHEIVTIVGPSTILRWIRESKKPGGVKQVRKGRPRTKEEIRELILRFARENDWGYTRIMGELKKLGIKPPSRNTVKNILKENGLEPGPNRGEGTWDEFLKMHAATLWQCDFYSKKVLTLKGWRDLYLLIFLHVESRQVYIAPSTFHPNEEWAMQQAEAFLEHVKSVDLPIDTLMHDRDKKLTAKVDATFQAADIRVVKSAYRSPNTNAFVERFIQTLQRECLDHFVVFGEQHMDYLVKEFVGFYHAERPHQGKENELLTPGEPQPDVLSIGSITCHERLGGVLKHYHRQAA, encoded by the coding sequence ATGAAGAACATTTACCACCAATTGCTGCTCCTGATCGCCGGATCGACCCAAAAAGAGCTGGCTGCTCAGATCCGATATCTCAAGGTCGAGAATGAGGTGCTGCGGTCCAAATTGCCGAGACGGATCTCGGTCACCGCTCAAGAGAAGAACCGGCTGGTCAAGTTTGGAGCGAAGCTGGGGCAGGCGGTTCACGAGATCGTCACCATTGTGGGGCCAAGTACAATTCTCCGTTGGATTCGCGAATCGAAGAAGCCGGGCGGCGTCAAGCAAGTTCGAAAAGGACGCCCCCGAACCAAAGAGGAAATCCGCGAACTCATTCTCCGTTTCGCCCGTGAAAACGACTGGGGGTACACGCGGATCATGGGTGAACTGAAGAAGCTCGGCATCAAGCCGCCGTCACGCAACACGGTCAAAAACATTTTGAAAGAGAATGGGCTCGAGCCAGGTCCCAATCGCGGGGAAGGAACGTGGGACGAGTTCCTCAAGATGCATGCGGCGACGCTCTGGCAATGCGACTTCTATTCGAAGAAGGTGCTGACGCTGAAGGGCTGGCGGGATCTGTATTTGCTGATTTTCCTGCATGTCGAATCCCGCCAGGTCTACATCGCGCCGTCAACGTTTCATCCCAATGAAGAGTGGGCCATGCAGCAAGCTGAAGCGTTCCTGGAGCACGTGAAGTCAGTTGACCTACCCATCGACACCTTGATGCATGATCGGGATAAGAAGCTCACGGCCAAGGTTGACGCCACGTTCCAGGCCGCGGACATTCGGGTCGTGAAATCGGCCTACCGATCACCTAACACCAACGCCTTCGTCGAACGGTTCATCCAGACGCTGCAGCGCGAATGCCTGGATCATTTTGTGGTGTTTGGCGAGCAGCATATGGACTACTTGGTGAAAGAATTTGTCGGTTTCTATCACGCGGAACGGCCGCATCAGGGAAAGGAAAATGAACTGCTGACGCCCGGAGAGCCGCAGCCCGATGTGCTATCGATCGGTTCTATCACCTGTCACGAACGACTGGGCGGTGTGCTGAAACACTATCATCGTCAGGCGGCGTGA
- a CDS encoding integrase core domain-containing protein, with amino-acid sequence MEQAQAFQEHAKSEGLAVGTLIRDRDTKFQPAFDAAIEADGAEVKVGAFRSPNTNAFVERFIQTIQQECLDKFVVFGEPHMDYLVNEFLDFYHEERPHQGKGNSPLTPSNSIAPEVVSIGSVACRERLGGVLKHYHRQAA; translated from the coding sequence GTGGAGCAAGCCCAGGCATTTCAAGAGCACGCCAAGTCGGAGGGTCTAGCTGTTGGAACGCTCATACGGGATCGGGACACCAAATTCCAGCCAGCGTTTGATGCGGCGATTGAAGCAGATGGCGCCGAGGTGAAAGTTGGCGCGTTCCGTTCACCGAATACCAATGCCTTTGTGGAGCGGTTCATCCAGACAATTCAGCAGGAATGTTTGGACAAGTTCGTTGTGTTTGGCGAGCCGCACATGGACTACTTGGTGAATGAGTTCCTCGACTTCTATCACGAGGAACGGCCGCATCAGGGGAAAGGCAATTCTCCGCTGACGCCGTCGAATTCAATAGCGCCGGAGGTCGTCTCGATCGGTTCAGTCGCGTGTCGCGAACGACTCGGCGGTGTGCTTAAGCACTATCATCGTCAAGCGGCGTGA
- a CDS encoding SseB family protein, translating into MNETDVDHRNTKLAKQVLLLADSPNKENQRTFFQELQNGRVGIKIPQELGAVPSGDYVTMPSSDLRIPIATLPSGEAMLLVLANVAWLSSVEPDSVFVELKGREVLQIAKNEAMGIIVQVLGPERQGWSGVSATDVAKILG; encoded by the coding sequence ATGAACGAAACTGACGTCGATCATCGCAACACTAAATTGGCGAAACAAGTATTGCTACTTGCCGATTCGCCGAATAAAGAAAACCAACGAACGTTTTTTCAAGAGCTGCAAAATGGACGCGTTGGAATAAAAATCCCGCAGGAATTGGGCGCTGTCCCCAGCGGTGACTATGTCACAATGCCATCGAGCGACTTGCGAATTCCCATCGCTACCTTGCCAAGCGGGGAAGCGATGCTGCTGGTTCTCGCCAATGTTGCTTGGCTCAGTTCCGTCGAACCAGATTCGGTATTTGTCGAACTGAAAGGACGTGAAGTACTACAAATCGCTAAGAACGAGGCGATGGGAATCATCGTTCAAGTTCTTGGGCCTGAGCGACAAGGTTGGAGTGGCGTTTCAGCGACCGATGTTGCGAAAATTCTCGGATAG